The sequence below is a genomic window from Deinococcota bacterium.
CTTTGAAGCGCGACTACCGCGAGCGTATCTTGCCGATTACCGCCGCTATCGGCGAGGTGTGGGGAAGCCTCAATGCGCCCACCCCGCTGCCGGTGATCGACGGCCTATTGGCGGCAACCGCCCAGGTGCACGGTTTGACCCTGGTCACCCGCAACGTGGCCGACCTCGACCGCAGCGGCGTGTCCGTGCTCAACCCTTTCGACCGGGCATAAGCCAGCAAGCTTTCAGCCAGACGGAGAACGTCGAACCCACCGTGGCGCAGCTCGAGAAGGTCGGCACGACCCGCGTGCTGCCTGCGCGTGAGCTGCTACCTAGAGCGGCTCGAGGTCGT
It includes:
- a CDS encoding type II toxin-antitoxin system VapC family toxin; translated protein: MDTNVLSEGRKPRGNAGVKAWFASVEGDELYVSVLVIGEIRQGIDHLKPRDPRQAKVYETWLETLKRDYRERILPITAAIGEVWGSLNAPTPLPVIDGLLAATAQVHGLTLVTRNVADLDRSGVSVLNPFDRA